In a single window of the uncultured Fibrobacter sp. genome:
- a CDS encoding histidine phosphatase family protein, translating into MKKVMDFWAVVLILLLAGCSSDSSGGAVNGNSADDPDTPAVVDTVRAPLYVYEILAERTALDSSEVGILDLLSEPRVEQLLMNHVDENVALVQAKKETLAAFGIDSAQFTMDSAAVLLAVSSMVQNRASKDETLNIIRNLGEDLKGDGAWNDPSLKIKIADWVVGLDSNWRYGEIRNNVTSAFGGNVPNFERYMRAFIPVAYGFETCSNANAGKVTYVNQGQSAYYANDYEHADHSKVRFICDVNSKEWRVAQPMEKDTAGFGPGAYDREIREGRVIHDNYYIYDSGAWRVATPQEADGFTDLVEVYANLKADEKVVFVIRHSERTDDTGPTGHLTDNGKKYARDLGARLAAVGKEDFYYGYSGYTRTMETCENIAQGKGQSNYSLDVLSYMVGDWYAKDVSKVDSYMESDGGGWMVYSKYAFTGAYSDAFYDLEARSEELIQYNILLNLPSMKRVNVMCTHDFLVVPLLAYTTNGHANVKYYEKWKWVNYMAGVAMIVSPDGSVRYVPVKGLESGVM; encoded by the coding sequence ATGAAAAAGGTGATGGATTTTTGGGCTGTCGTGCTGATACTCCTTTTGGCGGGGTGCAGCTCCGATAGCAGTGGCGGTGCCGTAAACGGAAATTCTGCAGATGACCCCGATACTCCGGCGGTTGTAGATACGGTTCGTGCGCCTCTTTATGTCTATGAGATTCTTGCGGAACGCACCGCCCTCGATTCTAGCGAGGTCGGTATACTGGATCTTTTGTCTGAGCCGCGCGTGGAACAGCTCCTGATGAACCATGTGGACGAAAATGTGGCCCTGGTACAGGCGAAAAAAGAGACGCTTGCGGCCTTTGGAATTGACTCTGCGCAGTTTACGATGGATTCCGCTGCGGTACTGCTTGCCGTGTCGTCGATGGTGCAGAACCGTGCAAGCAAGGACGAAACGCTAAACATTATTCGCAACCTGGGCGAAGACCTGAAAGGGGACGGTGCGTGGAATGACCCCAGCTTAAAAATCAAGATTGCCGACTGGGTCGTTGGACTGGATAGCAATTGGCGGTATGGTGAAATTCGAAATAACGTAACGAGCGCTTTTGGCGGCAACGTCCCGAACTTTGAAAGGTATATGCGGGCCTTCATTCCTGTTGCGTATGGTTTTGAAACCTGTTCCAATGCGAATGCGGGAAAGGTCACCTATGTGAATCAGGGGCAGAGCGCCTACTATGCCAATGACTACGAACATGCGGACCATTCGAAGGTACGCTTTATCTGCGACGTGAATTCCAAGGAGTGGCGCGTGGCGCAGCCCATGGAAAAGGATACCGCGGGTTTTGGCCCAGGTGCATACGACAGGGAAATCCGCGAAGGCCGCGTGATTCATGACAACTACTACATTTACGATTCCGGTGCATGGCGTGTGGCGACCCCGCAAGAAGCCGACGGCTTTACCGACCTGGTTGAAGTCTATGCGAACCTGAAAGCCGACGAAAAGGTGGTGTTCGTTATCCGCCATAGCGAACGCACCGATGATACGGGGCCCACCGGGCACCTCACCGACAACGGGAAAAAGTATGCCCGCGATTTGGGTGCGCGTCTTGCGGCAGTGGGCAAGGAAGATTTCTATTACGGCTATTCGGGCTATACCCGCACCATGGAAACCTGCGAAAACATTGCGCAGGGAAAAGGTCAATCGAATTACAGTCTCGACGTGTTGTCGTATATGGTCGGTGACTGGTATGCGAAAGATGTCTCGAAGGTCGACAGTTACATGGAATCCGATGGCGGTGGCTGGATGGTTTATTCCAAGTACGCGTTTACCGGAGCCTACTCGGATGCCTTCTACGATCTCGAAGCCCGCAGCGAGGAACTGATCCAGTACAATATTCTGCTAAATCTTCCGAGCATGAAGCGCGTCAATGTCATGTGTACGCACGATTTCTTGGTGGTGCCGCTTCTCGCCTACACGACAAACGGGCATGCGAACGTGAAGTATTACGAAAAATGGAAATGGGTGAACTACATGGCCGGAGTCGCCATGATTGTATCCCCCGACGGCTCGGTGCGTTATGTCCCCGTAAAGGGCCTCGAATCCGGGGTGATGTAG
- a CDS encoding T9SS type A sorting domain-containing protein, which translates to MKGSVLLGLLFATYAVSAISPTVPQKDADGCYSISTVEELYGFAKQVNSGEEKKLDQITCAKLENDITINKNVMDEVEFGEEDDVPPTLKCAKDGGTCSLQKWNPIGSESTRFHGIFDGQGHTVSGLYVDAFSYPAGFFGYVSYGGGIIKNLNIADSYIKGGSHVGGISGRGGNIYNSSFSGVVVGSEVVGGIAGSADDAFRCHNDGYVWGEDEVAGIGLVMAEQCYNTGTVYSEKTGGGIRSTYGAIYQCYNTGSVKGSSVGGLVGTSFFNIVIENSFNVGQVQGWYQSGFTNIIDTADLQIRNSYSIAVNEKPDGYVEYPNYGTIVDESAFTDGTIVDLLNNDGYFVDIWEQGEKHPVLRDYAPKIKNGVYQIENEEQLVWFARVSPGDKTLKAVLLKDLVFNRNVTSDECLKNGTECKFFSWDSPVAFAGTLDGQFHSISGLYTTKDRVHIASYKSVGLFESIESTGVVKNLIIKDSYFNSDAKFRHDAALAGSNDGTISECFFENVYNGDEVTEVNKIAGFNSGTVIQTRIANKDLWFDGINYTPYKYKACQSITGSFCETSEEPRVSLGSAAVVRTPYPSFRETMDSLGYLGYKYRIKKDLAKKDMKITIHLDKGDEAIGRDSVVSKAKGFCTTYMSDHDIVIRVGFCSAVLPKTSKVSTVETSLGNFKYYNPSDTDEVKPCNYDKDIYLDIVDSVAVEGTLRLFEFGPRGTCKGDAKTVKEPEFDQCYNNNWMSCEQYEEEERTAAPVLDKPLDVRMVVSGKNLHFYGTSAQAKFQIVNLKGEVVKRGLASSNVPLNGLKSGIYVVRVQDGLSSVYRKVVLKGV; encoded by the coding sequence ATGAAGGGTTCAGTTTTATTGGGGCTGCTGTTTGCTACTTACGCTGTGTCGGCAATTTCGCCAACCGTTCCCCAAAAGGACGCGGACGGATGCTACTCGATTTCAACGGTTGAAGAACTTTATGGCTTTGCAAAACAGGTGAATTCTGGTGAGGAAAAAAAATTGGACCAGATTACCTGTGCAAAACTTGAAAACGATATTACAATCAACAAGAACGTGATGGACGAAGTTGAATTTGGAGAAGAGGATGACGTCCCCCCAACTCTCAAGTGTGCAAAAGATGGCGGAACATGCTCTCTTCAAAAATGGAATCCTATTGGCTCCGAAAGTACGCGGTTTCATGGCATCTTTGATGGGCAGGGGCATACGGTAAGTGGACTTTACGTAGACGCTTTTTCCTATCCGGCGGGCTTTTTTGGATATGTTTCATATGGGGGTGGAATCATCAAAAACCTGAATATTGCCGATTCATACATCAAGGGAGGCAGTCACGTCGGTGGTATATCTGGAAGAGGGGGCAACATATACAACAGTTCATTTTCTGGTGTGGTTGTTGGATCGGAAGTGGTTGGTGGAATCGCGGGAAGCGCTGATGACGCGTTTCGTTGCCATAACGATGGCTATGTTTGGGGAGAAGATGAAGTTGCTGGAATTGGTCTTGTGATGGCGGAACAATGTTACAATACGGGAACTGTCTATAGCGAAAAAACTGGGGGTGGAATCCGCTCTACTTATGGAGCTATATATCAATGTTACAATACAGGATCTGTGAAAGGCAGTTCGGTGGGCGGACTAGTCGGAACGTCTTTTTTCAACATTGTTATAGAAAACAGTTTCAACGTGGGGCAGGTTCAAGGATGGTATCAAAGCGGGTTTACTAATATCATAGATACGGCTGATCTGCAAATAAGGAATTCCTACAGTATTGCGGTCAATGAAAAACCTGACGGGTACGTTGAATATCCGAATTATGGAACCATTGTTGATGAGTCTGCCTTTACGGATGGAACCATTGTCGATTTGCTCAACAATGATGGTTATTTTGTAGATATCTGGGAGCAGGGGGAAAAGCATCCCGTATTAAGGGATTATGCTCCTAAAATCAAGAATGGCGTGTACCAGATCGAAAATGAGGAACAGCTTGTATGGTTCGCAAGGGTTTCTCCTGGAGATAAGACCTTGAAAGCGGTTCTTCTCAAGGACCTGGTGTTCAACAGGAATGTTACTTCTGATGAATGCCTAAAGAATGGGACCGAGTGCAAATTTTTTTCCTGGGATTCTCCCGTAGCTTTCGCTGGAACCCTGGATGGACAGTTCCATTCTATTTCCGGGTTGTATACGACAAAAGATCGGGTTCATATTGCGAGCTATAAGTCTGTTGGGTTGTTTGAATCGATTGAATCGACTGGGGTCGTCAAGAATCTCATTATAAAGGATTCTTATTTCAATTCGGACGCTAAATTTCGTCATGATGCGGCTTTGGCCGGTAGTAACGATGGGACTATTAGTGAGTGTTTCTTTGAAAACGTCTATAATGGCGATGAAGTGACTGAAGTGAATAAGATTGCGGGCTTTAATAGTGGCACCGTCATTCAAACCCGAATAGCGAACAAGGACTTATGGTTTGATGGGATAAATTATACTCCGTATAAGTATAAAGCATGCCAGTCTATAACGGGATCGTTTTGCGAAACGTCGGAGGAACCCCGTGTTTCTCTTGGCAGTGCGGCTGTTGTGCGGACGCCCTACCCTTCTTTCAGGGAAACGATGGATAGCCTAGGCTATTTAGGTTACAAGTATCGAATTAAAAAAGACTTGGCAAAAAAAGATATGAAAATCACTATTCATCTGGATAAGGGAGACGAAGCAATAGGTCGGGATTCGGTCGTGTCCAAGGCGAAAGGGTTCTGCACAACCTATATGTCTGACCATGATATCGTGATTCGTGTTGGGTTCTGTAGCGCCGTTTTGCCTAAGACAAGCAAAGTTTCTACGGTTGAAACGTCGCTTGGAAATTTTAAATATTATAATCCAAGTGATACAGATGAAGTCAAGCCCTGTAATTATGATAAGGATATTTATCTTGATATTGTCGATTCCGTTGCGGTTGAAGGAACCCTTCGGCTGTTTGAATTCGGTCCCAGGGGGACTTGCAAGGGTGACGCGAAAACGGTAAAGGAGCCTGAATTTGATCAATGCTACAATAATAATTGGATGTCTTGTGAACAGTATGAAGAAGAGGAACGGACTGCGGCGCCGGTCTTGGACAAGCCTCTCGATGTGAGAATGGTTGTTTCAGGGAAGAATCTCCACTTTTATGGAACAAGCGCTCAGGCAAAATTCCAGATAGTGAACTTAAAAGGTGAAGTCGTCAAGAGGGGACTCGCAAGTTCAAATGTCCCGTTGAACGGATTGAAGAGCGGGATCTATGTTGTCCGTGTTCAGGACGGGCTTTCCTCTGTCTACAGGAAGGTCGTGCTGAAAGGCGTTTAA
- a CDS encoding sodium ion-translocating decarboxylase subunit beta, with amino-acid sequence MSSLLNSVVEFAGDTGFAYVTPSMVVMWIVSFVLMYLAIVKKYEPLLLLPISLGALAVNIPSAGFYDGGWSIEGMFTPTAGLYYYISQGIHLELFPPIIFLGVGAMTDFGPLIANPRTLLLGGGAQFGVFATMFCAVAFGGFTLGEAASIGIIGGADGPTSIFTANKLAKHLIGPIAVAAYTYMALVPLIQPPIMRLMTNDKERKIRMKALRKVSKAERIVFAVMVMIVCILVVPDASALIIMLMLGNIFKEAGVVERLVKTSSNELMNIVTIFLGTSVGLTMSADIFLRPQTLMIIAMGVVAFGFSTAAGLFLAKIMNKCTPNNPVNPLIGSAGVSAVPMAARVSQVEGAKYDPQNFLLMHAMGPNVAGVIGTAVCAGYMISRLS; translated from the coding sequence ATGAGTTCTCTTTTAAATTCGGTCGTTGAGTTCGCAGGCGACACCGGATTCGCATACGTCACCCCGTCTATGGTGGTTATGTGGATCGTGAGTTTCGTCCTGATGTACTTGGCGATTGTCAAAAAGTATGAGCCGCTGCTGCTCTTGCCGATTTCGCTCGGCGCACTGGCGGTGAACATCCCGAGTGCGGGATTCTACGATGGTGGCTGGAGCATCGAAGGTATGTTTACCCCGACGGCTGGCCTCTATTACTACATCAGCCAGGGTATCCACCTGGAACTCTTCCCGCCCATCATCTTCTTGGGCGTGGGTGCCATGACGGACTTCGGACCGCTTATCGCTAACCCGCGTACACTGCTCCTCGGCGGTGGCGCTCAGTTCGGCGTGTTTGCGACCATGTTCTGCGCCGTGGCTTTCGGTGGCTTTACTCTCGGTGAAGCAGCCTCTATCGGTATCATCGGCGGTGCTGATGGTCCGACCTCCATCTTTACTGCAAACAAATTAGCAAAGCACCTCATCGGACCTATCGCCGTGGCAGCTTACACTTACATGGCCCTCGTTCCGCTGATCCAGCCGCCTATCATGCGCCTCATGACTAACGACAAGGAACGCAAGATCCGTATGAAGGCTCTGCGCAAGGTGTCCAAGGCCGAACGCATCGTGTTTGCCGTGATGGTGATGATCGTGTGCATCCTCGTGGTGCCCGATGCTTCTGCTCTTATCATCATGCTCATGCTTGGTAACATCTTCAAGGAAGCCGGTGTTGTCGAACGCTTGGTGAAGACCTCCTCCAACGAACTCATGAACATCGTGACGATCTTCCTCGGTACTTCCGTGGGCCTCACGATGTCTGCCGACATCTTCTTGCGTCCGCAGACCCTCATGATTATCGCTATGGGTGTGGTGGCCTTCGGTTTCTCGACCGCTGCAGGCCTCTTCCTTGCCAAGATCATGAACAAGTGCACTCCCAATAACCCTGTGAATCCGCTTATCGGTTCTGCTGGCGTGTCCGCCGTGCCGATGGCCGCCCGTGTTTCTCAGGTGGAAGGTGCCAAGTATGACCCGCAGAACTTCTTGCTGATGCACGCTATGGGCCCGAACGTGGCTGGCGTGATCGGTACCGCAGTCTGCGCCGGTTACATGATTAGCCGCTTGAGCTAA
- a CDS encoding biotin/lipoyl-containing protein: MKKTVRISFEGKTYDVEVEVLDSNAAVAAAPVAAPAAAPAPAAAPAVAGGTEVKSPLAGSVFKLKVKVGDTVAANQEVAIIEALKMENPVVAPCAGTVNSIAVKETDTVVDGQTLMTIA; encoded by the coding sequence ATGAAGAAAACCGTCCGTATCAGTTTCGAAGGCAAGACCTACGATGTCGAAGTAGAAGTTCTTGATTCCAATGCAGCCGTTGCCGCTGCTCCTGTTGCAGCTCCCGCTGCCGCTCCGGCACCTGCCGCCGCTCCTGCTGTTGCTGGTGGTACCGAAGTCAAGAGCCCGCTCGCTGGCTCCGTGTTCAAACTGAAGGTCAAGGTCGGCGACACCGTTGCTGCCAACCAGGAAGTGGCTATCATCGAAGCTCTCAAGATGGAAAACCCGGTCGTCGCTCCGTGCGCCGGCACCGTGAACTCCATTGCCGTCAAGGAAACCGACACTGTCGTCGACGGCCAGACTCTCATGACCATCGCCTAA
- a CDS encoding InlB B-repeat-containing protein: protein MSIKKEILLALVVFLASLANAAKTITPKTPALVGGCYEISSAEELYGFASLVNDVNSYFTGCAKLTADIVVNEGVLTEDDSLNVADTANFVVWNPIDLFAGTFDGQGHTISGLYRDYHNLEYEWNVVGFFTGLGNGDEDRTIVVRNLGIVGSFFRAKSHAGAIVGAINDNKHDVWHTDIGANVLIENCSSHVRIETESFYENVGGIVGYVAGHATIRNCSASGLVVGETNDMGGIVGIISVEYATLKDQPVIVENCSSKMRISGKPDRAGGIVGRMNGWAKILNGKNYGEVVGDTAGGIVGSTSGSITVANSFNEASVVNGNHVAGGIVGSLGGAIVMNCYNKGAVSGIGIVGGLFGYVSSCRYIAGAYSTFQIEVPRISPYQSSLIGSFKGMSYKALTSAMENVFYVETEWTKMDSVGNAAPAELFENGTVAYMLRNYTYRVSDFDGTVWGQDVGIDPSPVFKDGITGMSSNAMAGLILHTYRGDPLVYPDKYVPGYDFRLPDAYRDGYLFEGWFENEDLTGDAVTNILADSEGDRELWAKLSKIRKITYNTVGGAVDTSAAKSYVEGTGLTLTHKVLRDGYVFAGWYAKSNYSGNRVTEITAEETGDKVFYAKWLQKETPSKDTDGCYVIKTAMELYGFAAIVNGTDGFEQNTSACASLAKDIVVNQNVIDENGVLHEAEKDLFLEWTPMMEFNGVFDGKFHSVSGLYFNDTLDEDREGSGFFGTVDKNVNYENVAIRNLGIEKSFFAARGSVGALVGKILPYEYWEQGDVEIAYCYSTSTVHGYDGNSWRGAAGGLVGGSFGVTNLYIENCYNAGHVEYKSGMMGGYCGGGLVGWKHYEDKNSLTIVNSYNVGPVFDITEDELVYDLVCYAEDNMTVENSYYPKNEEEEGCCGTSLAMGMFRNGTVARLLHGGKGGAIWGQDVGVDEYPNFSGIVKNYSGIEHAVNFHTFDGDTSTYFTSYMQGIETVLPDTVKRAGFDFLGWYADSALSGEPVKSITKEATDSLDFYAKWEKLRFEVIVKVDVIGRGKIVGLKDGKVYEYGEKVSVEARPADSYKFAYWADDENNTNPVLKFKVVSDTTIVAHFDWVPPSSSSSAKSSSSGKSSSSSKKGGKDGLAPVAQAPQFMLTTVGREILVSGASESARSYTLFDMQGHVLRKGNIYSKNFAIPVNSAGNYLVRIGSQVQRVSIK, encoded by the coding sequence GTGTCCATTAAAAAGGAAATCCTGCTTGCCCTTGTCGTTTTTTTGGCTTCGCTTGCAAATGCGGCAAAGACGATTACTCCTAAAACGCCCGCCCTTGTGGGCGGCTGCTACGAGATTTCCAGTGCCGAGGAACTGTACGGCTTTGCCTCGCTCGTGAATGATGTGAACTCGTATTTTACGGGGTGCGCAAAGCTCACTGCCGATATCGTCGTGAACGAGGGTGTCTTGACGGAAGACGATTCGCTCAATGTCGCGGATACGGCGAACTTTGTTGTGTGGAATCCGATAGACTTGTTTGCGGGAACCTTTGATGGCCAGGGGCATACGATTTCGGGCCTTTATCGTGACTACCATAACCTTGAATATGAATGGAACGTCGTAGGTTTTTTCACGGGGTTGGGGAATGGTGATGAAGACCGTACGATTGTGGTTCGGAATCTGGGAATAGTGGGTTCTTTTTTCCGAGCGAAAAGTCATGCCGGTGCGATTGTCGGAGCGATTAATGATAATAAGCATGATGTGTGGCATACAGACATCGGGGCGAATGTCCTTATCGAAAACTGTTCAAGTCATGTGAGAATCGAAACGGAAAGCTTCTACGAGAATGTGGGTGGAATTGTAGGTTATGTAGCCGGACATGCGACTATTAGGAATTGTAGCGCCTCTGGCCTTGTTGTTGGGGAAACTAACGATATGGGCGGCATTGTCGGAATTATTTCGGTAGAGTATGCGACATTGAAGGACCAACCGGTTATTGTTGAAAACTGTTCTAGTAAAATGCGTATAAGTGGAAAGCCTGATAGAGCAGGAGGAATTGTCGGCCGGATGAACGGCTGGGCGAAGATCTTGAATGGAAAAAATTATGGTGAAGTGGTGGGCGATACCGCAGGCGGTATTGTGGGCTCGACTTCTGGAAGTATCACTGTTGCAAACAGTTTTAATGAAGCTTCTGTTGTGAATGGAAATCACGTCGCTGGTGGCATTGTCGGAAGTCTAGGGGGAGCTATTGTAATGAATTGCTATAACAAGGGAGCAGTATCTGGTATCGGAATCGTTGGTGGCCTTTTCGGTTATGTAAGCTCTTGTCGCTATATAGCAGGGGCTTACAGTACTTTCCAGATAGAAGTTCCCCGGATTAGTCCATATCAAAGTTCTTTGATAGGCAGTTTCAAAGGGATGTCCTACAAGGCTTTAACATCTGCGATGGAAAACGTGTTTTATGTGGAAACGGAATGGACAAAAATGGATTCTGTCGGTAATGCGGCTCCTGCCGAGCTGTTTGAAAATGGGACCGTTGCCTATATGTTGCGCAATTATACTTATAGGGTGAGTGACTTTGACGGGACCGTATGGGGACAGGATGTGGGAATAGATCCGTCTCCCGTTTTCAAGGATGGTATTACGGGAATGTCGTCTAATGCGATGGCAGGGTTGATTCTGCATACCTACAGGGGCGATCCCTTGGTGTATCCGGACAAGTATGTTCCCGGATACGATTTCAGACTTCCGGACGCTTATCGTGATGGCTACCTTTTTGAAGGATGGTTCGAAAATGAGGATTTGACGGGTGATGCCGTGACGAATATTTTGGCCGATTCCGAAGGGGACAGGGAATTGTGGGCGAAACTTTCCAAGATTCGTAAGATTACGTATAACACTGTCGGCGGTGCTGTCGATACCAGTGCTGCGAAATCGTATGTAGAAGGGACGGGCTTGACGCTTACGCATAAGGTCTTGCGCGACGGTTATGTTTTTGCCGGGTGGTATGCCAAAAGCAATTATAGCGGTAATCGCGTGACCGAGATTACTGCCGAAGAAACCGGTGACAAGGTGTTTTACGCCAAGTGGCTTCAGAAAGAAACTCCGTCGAAAGATACCGATGGTTGCTATGTCATCAAGACGGCCATGGAGCTATACGGTTTTGCCGCTATTGTGAACGGTACGGACGGATTTGAACAGAATACTTCTGCCTGTGCGTCCCTCGCAAAGGACATTGTGGTAAATCAGAATGTGATTGACGAAAACGGTGTGCTGCACGAAGCTGAGAAGGACCTGTTTCTGGAATGGACGCCCATGATGGAATTCAATGGCGTGTTCGATGGTAAGTTCCATTCCGTTTCGGGACTGTACTTTAACGACACCCTGGATGAAGATCGGGAAGGCTCTGGATTTTTCGGAACGGTAGATAAAAATGTGAATTACGAAAATGTGGCTATCAGGAATCTTGGAATCGAGAAATCCTTCTTTGCGGCGAGAGGCTCTGTTGGAGCCCTTGTGGGCAAGATTCTTCCTTATGAATATTGGGAACAGGGTGATGTTGAAATCGCCTATTGCTACAGTACGTCTACCGTGCATGGTTATGACGGCAATTCTTGGCGAGGCGCTGCGGGCGGCCTTGTCGGGGGTAGCTTCGGGGTGACAAACCTCTATATCGAAAACTGCTATAATGCTGGGCACGTCGAGTATAAAAGTGGAATGATGGGGGGCTATTGTGGTGGAGGTCTTGTTGGCTGGAAACACTATGAGGACAAGAATTCTTTGACCATTGTCAATAGTTACAATGTCGGTCCGGTCTTTGATATAACTGAAGATGAACTGGTATATGATTTGGTTTGTTACGCAGAAGACAATATGACCGTGGAAAATTCCTATTATCCTAAAAATGAGGAAGAAGAGGGATGCTGCGGAACGTCTTTGGCGATGGGAATGTTCAGGAATGGTACCGTGGCGCGGTTGCTGCACGGTGGAAAAGGCGGTGCCATTTGGGGGCAAGATGTTGGTGTGGACGAGTATCCGAATTTCTCCGGCATCGTCAAGAATTATAGCGGTATTGAACATGCCGTGAACTTCCATACTTTCGACGGTGATACGTCAACTTATTTTACGAGTTACATGCAGGGAATCGAGACCGTGCTTCCCGATACGGTGAAACGGGCTGGCTTTGATTTCTTGGGCTGGTATGCGGATTCCGCTCTAAGTGGCGAGCCGGTGAAGTCTATTACGAAAGAGGCTACGGACTCTTTGGATTTCTATGCCAAGTGGGAAAAGCTCCGCTTTGAAGTGATTGTGAAGGTTGACGTGATTGGTCGCGGAAAAATTGTCGGCTTGAAAGACGGCAAGGTGTATGAGTACGGAGAAAAGGTTTCTGTCGAAGCGCGGCCCGCTGATAGCTACAAGTTCGCTTACTGGGCAGATGACGAGAATAATACGAATCCGGTTCTTAAGTTCAAGGTGGTGAGTGATACGACGATTGTCGCTCACTTTGATTGGGTGCCTCCCAGTTCTTCGAGCAGCGCGAAGTCGAGTTCTTCTGGCAAGTCTAGCAGCTCTAGCAAGAAGGGCGGAAAGGACGGCTTGGCGCCCGTTGCGCAGGCACCGCAGTTCATGCTGACGACTGTTGGTCGTGAAATTCTGGTGTCGGGCGCCTCTGAATCGGCCCGCTCCTATACGTTGTTCGATATGCAGGGACATGTGCTCCGTAAGGGGAATATCTATAGCAAGAACTTTGCAATCCCGGTGAATTCCGCTGGCAATTACCTGGTGCGCATCGGTTCCCAGGTGCAGCGGGTTTCCATAAAATAA